Part of the Geobacter pickeringii genome, TTTTGCCGGCTTCACCCCCGAAGGGAAACCCTCCGGCATCGATCCGGTCAAGAACTGCTTTGAGTGCCACCTGAAGGACGCGAAGGCAACCGATCTGATCATCTCGAAATACGCCGACTTCAAGTAACCACCCGTTGCCGACGGGGGGACAGAGAGCGCCGCGGGAAACCGTGGCGCTTTTTTTGTATCGGCGAGGGAATTCGGCCGGTTATGAAACTTTTTTCTCAATAATTTTCGCCGTCGGTCGAAGAGCAAAAGAAGACCTTAAAACGGAAAACGCCGGCGAGGGATGGAGCATGCCGGAAGGGACCGAAAGGAGACATTAATGAAGACATTGATCGTGGAAGACGATTTCATCTCGCGAAAGATCATGAAGGAGCTCCTGGCGCCGCTCGGCGAGACCGACATCGCCATTGACGGCGCCGAGGCGATCCAGGCCTTCCGTATCGCCCACGAGGAGCGGCGCCCCTATGATCTGATCTGCATGGACATCATGATGCCGAATATGGACGGCCACGAGGCGCTGGCCCAGATCAGGGAGTACGAAAAAGAGCGGGGGATTGCCGCTGCCACCGAGGCGAAAGTGATCATGACCACCGCCCTCGACGATCCGAAGAACGTGGTGGAGGCGTTCTACCGCGGCGGGGCCACCTCCTACCTCGTGAAGCCGATCACCCGGCAGAAGCTTATGCAGGAGATCCGGAGCCACGGGCTGCTCTGAAGCCCCGTCGGATTCTTCGGTCAGTCAGGAAAAACCTGAGGGCTTTTGTGTCATTTTCGTTAAAGATTTTGCAGGGTACGACGATTAGGTATACATATTGCGCAAACGCGGTTTCGAAGCGGAAGGGTCGAGCCGCAGAGAGAGGTGCCACTCAGTGCAAAATTCTTTTCTGAGGATGTTCCGGCGAGCCCCAGAATCCGAGACGACGGACAAAGCCGGAGCCTTCGCGGTTCTTGCGGAAGCCCCCCTGTCAATCCATTTCGACGGCTGGAACGAGCGGCTGGCAACGCTCGGCCAGCGGCTGCTGGCGCTCAACGGATCCACGGAGGACGAATTCCTCGCCATCGGCGCCCGGCTCCACGACTTCTACGCCCGGGCCGGTGCCGTGGAGCGGATGAGCCAGGACGTGGCCGGCCGGATCATGGGAGATGATATCTCCCGCGACATGGCCGCCCTCCAGGAGATTCTCGATCGGATCGCCGACTACCTCGCCCAGGCGGAGCGCGAGACGGAGCAGAGCACCGAGACCCTGCAGCAGATCCTCGACCTCGTCACCCACGTGGACGACCCCCTCGACGGCTTCAAGAAGATCATCAAGAACCTCCACATGCTGAGCACCGCCGTGAAGATCGAGAGCGCGCGGCTCGGCGAGGGAGCGGCCGGCTTCAACACCCTGGCCGACGACGTGGAGCGGCTTTCGGTGTCGATCAAGGAGAAGTCGACCAGCATCCTCGCGGAGAAGAATTCCCTCGCCGCCATGATCGGCGTCACCCTGGCCCGCGTAAGCGCCCTTGAGGCCGAACAGCGCAGCAACGCCCGCCTGATTCTCGACCGGACCCGCGACAGCCTTGCCACCCTCGCGTCGATCCACGGCCGCTGTTCCGATGCCGCGACGGCGGTTGCCGCCTGCTCCTCGGAGATCGCCGCCAGCATCGCCACGGTGGTCACCTCGCTCCAGTTTCACGACATTACCCGTCAACAGATCGAGCACGTGAAAGAGGCCATGGACGACATGCGGGCGCTCATGGACGCGTCTGCCGCCACCCCCGGCCCGGCCGCCGGCGAGGTGGCCGACGTCTGCGAGCTCCAGGAGGCGCAGCTCGACCATGCCCGTGACGAGCTCGTCGCGGCGGTGGCGCGGGTGGTGGAAAATCTGCGCGACATCGCCCGGAAGGAGACGCGGATGTCGGAGGAGACCCGGCTCATGGCCGGCTCCGCCGACCAGGCGGGGAGTTCGTTCTTCGCCGACATGGAGAACGGCATGGCCCAGGTGGCCGACGTCCTCTCCGAGAGCTCCCGGGCGAACCGGGGGCTTGCCGAGGCGATGGCATCGGTCGTGGCTTCGGTGGGGGATATCGCCACCTTTGTCACCGATATCGAGGAGATCGGCTCCGAGATCGAGCTGATCGCCCTCAACTCCCAGGTGAAGGCAGCAAACACGGGGGAGGGGGGGGCGGCCCTCGGGGTCCTCGCCGAGGCGATCCAGCACCTTTCCGTCGAGGCCCGCGCCCGCACCGGCGCCGTTTCCGAGACGCTCCGCAAGGTGACTGCCGTCACCGTGAACCTGAGCCAGGAGGACCAGGAATCTCGCGCCATCGCCGACGAGATCGACGGCCTGATCGGTGAGCTGAAGGGGCTGCTCGGCACCATCCGGGGGATGAACGAGACGCTGCTGGGGCTTCTCGGTCGAATGGACGGCGAGGTGCAGGGGCTCTCCATCGATATCGAAGCCGCCACCGGCGGGGTGACCGTTCACGAGACGACGAACCGGCTCGCCGGCGAGGTGATGGCGGAATTGCGCGACCTCGTCCGGGAGATCCGGCGGCTGGCGCCGGCGGCCTCATCCCGGGAACGGGAGGCACGGCTCCGGGAACTGGCCGAGCGCTACACCATGCACAGCGAGCGGACGGTCCACGCCGCGCTCTTCGGCGAAGCCGGCGGATTCAATCCGGCCTTTGCGCCGATGGCTGCTGCCGATGACGCACTCGGGGATAACGTAGAACTGTTTTAGTCTCAACGAGGAGAATCAATGGACGGACTGACCATAGAACGAAGCGAAGAGGCCGGTGGCGCGGCGCTCGTCCTGAAGCTTTCGGGCGACATGACCATTCCGTGGGCCGGGGAGCTGCGGCAGACGCTCCTCGACGCCTTCGACGCCGCGGCGACGGTGGCCGTGGACGTTCGGCAGGTGGCGAGCGTCGATCTCTCCGGATTGCAGCTTCTCTGCGCCGCCCACCGCACCTCCTGTGTCCGCGGCCGGGCGTTTCGCCTGACCGGAGAGCGGGATGGGGCGTTCGCCGAGGCGGTGGTGCTCGCCGGCTTTCCACGGCACGTGGGATGTGCGCGGGATGTGGGAAAAACATGCATATGGACGGGAGGAAGTGACTGATGGCCAAGATGATCATGACGGTTGACGATTCTGCCAGTGTGCGTCAGATGGTCGCCTTTACCCTTAAGCAGAACGGCTACGACGTGGTGGAGGCGGTGGACGGCAAGGATGCCCTGGCGAAGCTTGCGGGGACCAAAGTCGACATGGTGATCACCGACCTGAACATGCCGAACCTGGACGGCATCGGTCTCATCAAGGGAGTGCGGGCTAACCCCTCCTACCGGTTCACCCCCATCGTCATGCTGACCACCGAGTCCCAGGACTCCCGGAAGGCGGAAGGGAAGGCGGCCGGCGCCACCGGCTGGATCGTGAAGCCCTTCAAGCCGGAGCAGCTCGTGGCGGTGGTCAAAAAGGTGCTCGGCTAATGGACGCCCATCGCCAGGCCTACAAGGAAGAGGCGTACGAACTCCTGGCCGAGTTGGAGAACTCGCTTCTGGAGTTGGAGGAGAACCCGGAGGATGTGGAGCTGATCGGCCGGGTCTTCAGGGCGATGCACACCATCAAAGGGTCGGGGGCGATGTTCGGCTTTGAGGATATCGCTACCTTCACCCATGAGGTGGAGACGGTCTTCGACCTGGTCCGCAACGGCAAGATGGCGGTGACCCGCGATCTCGTCAACCTGACGCTCCGGGCCCGGGACCTGATCAAGGGGATGCTCGACGCCTCCGACGGCGGTGAAGCGGTGGAGGGACGCGAGGCCGAGGAGGTGATCGCCGGTTTGAAGCGTCTCGTCCCCGCCCCGGCGATCGGCGACCCGCTCCCGGCGGCGGAACGGCCGGCTTCCCGTCTCGATGGAGGAGAGGGGCCAGCGGTCACCTACCGCATCCGCTTCAAGCCGGTGCCGGAGGTGACGGTCAACGGCACCAATCCCCTCCTGCTCCTGGCCGAACTGAACCAGCTCGGCCCCTGCCGGGCGGTGGCCCAGATGGCCAACGTGCCGGAACTTGAGGAGCTGAACCCCGAGTTCTGCTACGTCTACTGGGACGTGATCCTCACCACGAAGCGGGGGACCGACGCCATCAGGGACGTCTTCATCTTCATCGAGGATGACTGCGAGCTGAAGATCGACGTCATCGACGACGGCGGCATCCTCGATACCGACGCCGACTACAAGAAGCTCGGGAGCATCCTTACCGAGCGGGGGGATCTCACCCGCCACGACCTGGAGACGATCATCGCCCGGCAGAAACGCTTCGGCGAGCTCCTCGTGGAACAGGGGGTCGTGACCCCCGAAAAGGTGGCGTCGGCCCTGGTGGAGCAGCAGCACGTGAAGGAGGTCCGCAAGGATCGCCAGGCCCAGGAGAGCGCCTCCAGCATCCGGGTGCCGGCGGAGAAACTCGACCTCCTCGTGAACCTGGTGGGGGAGCTGGTGACGGTCCAGGCGCGGCTTTCCCAGACCGCCACGGGACGGGGCGACGCGCTTCTGGCTTCCATTGCCGAGGAGGTGGAGCGGCTCACCAACGAGCTTCGCGACACCGCCCTCAATATCCGGATGCTCCCCATCGGCACCACTTTCAGCAAGTTCAAGCGCCTGGTGCGCGACCTGTCGGTGGAGCTCGGCAAGGACATCGAGATGACCACCGACGGCGCCGACACCGAGCTGGACAAGACGGTGATCGAGAAGCTGAACGATCCGCTGGTCCATCTTATCCGCAACTCCATCGACCACGGCATCGAACACCCTGAGGAGCGCCTCGCCGCCGGCAAGCCGCGCCAGGGTACGATCCACCTCGCCGCGGTCCATTCGGGGGACAGCGTCCTCATCACCATCACCGACGACGGCGCCGGCCTCGACCGGGAGGCGATCCGGGCCAAGGGGGTCGAGCGGGGGATCGTCCCGGCCACCGCCGAGCTTACCGACAAGGAGATCTTCGACCTGATCTTCGCCCCCGGTTTCTCCACCGCCCGGACCGTCACCAGCGTCTCGGGGCGCGGCGTCGGGATGGACGTGGTGAAGAAGGCGATCGACGCCCTGCGCGGCACCATCGACCTCACCAGCGAACGGGGGAAGGGGACCGTCATCACCATCAAGCTCCCCCTGACCCTCGCCATCATCGAGAGCCTCCTGGTGAAGATCGGCGCCGACTGTTTCGTCCTCCCCCTCTCCATCGTGGAAGAGTGCGTGGAGCTGACCCGGGAGGACGTGCGAAACGCCCACGGCCGGAACCTGGCCAGCGTCCGCGACCAGATCGTCCCCTACGTCCCGCTGCGTGAGCGGTTCCTGGTGGGGGGCGATGCGCCGGAGATCGAGCAGATCGTCATCACCCAGGTGAATGGCGGGCGCGTCGGCTTCGTGGTGGATCACGTCATCGGCGAGCACCAGACGGTGATCAAGTCGCTGGGGAAGATGTACAAGGATGTGAAGGGGCTTTCCGGCGCCACCATCCTCGGCGATGGCTCCGTCGCCCTCATTCTCGACATCCCCCAGCTGGTCCGCGAGGTGGAGCGCGAGCAGGCTGTCTGGTGATATTTCGAGGCAGAACGTGCTTCGGGCCGCCGTGACCATTCCGGTCCGGCGGCCGTTTTTTTTCGGGATGCGCTGATGGCGGCGTGCCGAGCCCTTGCGGGGCGCGGCATGATGCGTTACCGTTAAAGAAATAGAGGCACCTACTCCAGATTTTCCCCTGCTCCGGCTTTCGGGGCACGGACTCAAGGATATATCGTGACCGGAATGGCCATCCTGGCGCTCGCGTTCGCCCTCGTCTCCCTGCGCCGCTGTCGGCAACTCCGGCGGGAGATCTCCCGCCGGCTTGAGGTTGAGGAGCAGCTGCTCCGCTTCCGGGAGACGCTCGAAAATATGGAGCTCATTGCCGTCCGGCTCGATACCGCGGGGAAGATCACGTTCTGCAACGACTACTTCCTAAGGCTCGTGGGGTGGTCGCGGCAGGAGGTGCTCGGCGCCAACTGGTTCGACCGGTTCATCCCGCTGGACCAGGGAACGGTGAAGCGGTTCTTCTCCTCGGGACTGACCACAGGGGCCGTTCCGGCCCACTTCCAGAACGACATCGTGACCCGGGACGGGAGCCGGCGCTTCATCTCATGGACCAATACGGTCCTGATGGGGGATGACGGGGCGAGTGCCGGCACCATGAGCATCGGTGAGGATATCACCGACCGGACCGCCGCCGAGAACACGCTTTCGCGCTACCAGGAGGAGCTTCGGAGCCTGGCCGCCGAACTCTCCCTGGCGGAGGAGCGGGAACGCCGCCGCCTCGCTGCCGACCTCCACGACCGGATCGGGCAGACCCTCGCCTTTACCAAGATCAGAACGGATTCCCTCAGGCAGTTCGTTGTGGCCGAAGGTGCCGAAACGCTTCGCGAAACCGCCGCCCTTCTCGAACAGTCCATCCAGGAAGTCCGGACCCTCATCTTCCAGATCAGCCCGCCGCTGCTCTACGAAGTGGGGCTTGAAGCGGCCCTCGAATGGCTCGCCGAGACCTTTCAGGAGGAGCATGGCCTGACGGTTTCGTTCCAGGACGACGGCGAAGTCAAGCCCCTTGCCGAAGAGGTGAAGGTTACCCTTTTCCAGGCGGTGCGCGAGATTCTGATCAATACGGTCAAACATGCCCGGGCAACCCGGGCGACGATTGCAGTCCGGGCGGGTGCCGGGCAGATTGTCGTCGACGTCAGGGACGACGGCGCCGGCTTCGAGGCTGAGCGTGCCGTCGACATCTCCCGGTCGCGCAGCCTGACCGGTTTCGGTCTTTTCAATATCCGCCAGCGGCTCGAGCGTCTCGGGGGAGAGCTGCTGATCGTCTCGGCGCCGGGACGGGGGACGGCCGTCACGGTGATAGCTCAGCTTCTCCGGGACGCTTCCGCAGAAGAAGGCGCGGCGGGGATCGTTTCGCCGCGCGGCGCGGCCGACTGAGATGAGGGCAGGGAACAAAAGGGGGCGCCAATGGCGGTGAGGGTGCTGGTGGTCGACGATCACAAGATCATGCGCGAGGGGCTCAGGTCTCTCCTGGAAGGGCAGAGCGACCTCGTGGTGGTCGGAGAGGCCGAGGGGGGGAGGGAGGCCATCCAGCGCGTGCGCGACACCGCTCCCGATGTGGTCGTCATGGATCTCTCCATGCCCGAAATGAACGGCATCGAGGCGACCCGCCGCATCGCAGAGAACTTTCCGGATGTCCGGATCCTCGCCCTCTCCATGCATTCCGACCGGCGCTTCGTTGAAGAGGCCCTCGCCGCCGGTGCCTGCGGCTTCCTGCTGAAGGACTGCGCGTTCGACGAGCTGGTGGGAGCCATCCGCGAGGTGAAGGCGGCCCGCTACTACCTCAGCCCCCGCATCGCCGGGGGGGTCGTCAGCGACTTTCTCGGCAGCCGCGGCCGCCCCGCCTCACCCACCGGTGCCCGCCTTACCCCCCGCGAGCGCGAGGTTCTGCAACTCGTTGCGGAGGGGAAGAACACCAAGGAAGTTGCCTTCACCCTCGGCACCTGCGTGAAGACGGTCGAAACCCAGCGGACGCAGATCATGCGCAAGCTGGGGATAACCAGTGTCGCCGAACTGACGAAGTACGCCATCCGCGAAGGGCTCACCTCCCTCGACTGACCCCCCCCTCAACGGGTTTCCCCTTCCTTCCTCTGGAATTTCCTCTGCCGATCGGCCGCACGTTCCTCTTTTTAAAAACAGCCGAGAACGTGCCACGACCTCAGCCAATTGAAATCTCACCCACCCCCCTGCCCCTTCCTGTCACGGGAGGGGTAATGTCTTGGTGGCGGAAGATCAGTGCACCGATGATTCGGTGCTTTTTTGTTGGTGCCGGAGAACGGTGAATGGGTGCGCTGCACGGTGCAAGCGAAAAGAAACGAAAGTCGATAAGGGTTATCCTGATGGTGAGGTAAGGAACATTCTGATGGCTCTATTCATAACCCTGCCGATCAGGATTACATGCGCTTTGATTGACAAAGACGGTCGGCTATGGAGCGGTGGAGGACGATGGCATTTACCTTTTTCATGCGCGACCAGCCTCCCCTCGAACATGCGGCGGACCATATGGTCCGCTTTGCCACGGGGCGGAGCCCATCTCTTCGAGCAGGTGGTTCCCGATGCCCAGGTGTTCAGGAAGAACCCATAGACACAATGTCGGTGTAATCGGAAAGGGAAAGGAGGACGTATGCTCAAGAACATGAAGATCGGAGCAAAACTGGTGGGAGGGTTCGTCATAGTTGCTCTCCTGGCGGTCGTTGTCGGTGTCGTCGGTGTCGTGAACCTCCGCAAGCTGGATAAGGCCGGGGACCTGATGTACGAGAAAATGGCCGCGCCGTTGGGGGACCTGGGCGCGATGTCGGTGGCGTTTCAGCGGATGCGGATCAATCTGCGGGACGCCGTCACCGCTGAAACTTCCCAGGAGCGGGCAAAGGCGGCAGAGACCATCGGAAAACTGCGGGAGGAGATCGGCAGACGTTCGGATTCGTTCGAGAAGACCATCCTGACCGACGAGGGACGAAAAATCTTCGGCGAGTTCAAGGAATCCCGCAAGGTATATGGGGCAGCGCTTGAAAAGGCCCTCTCCCTGGCGGGTGCGGGACGCCAGGCTGAGGCGGAAGCGGTGGTCAAGGGAGAAGGGAAGGCGGCGGCGCTCCACGAGCAGGAGCTCCTCGACAAGCTGACCGCTTCCAAGGAGGAGACCGCCAAGAAGACGGCAGAGGAAAACGGCGTCGTCGCCAGTCGCGCCATGATGATGATGACGGTTCTGCCTGCGCTGGCGCTCTGCTTGGGAACACTCATCGGTTTTATAATCACACGTGGCATCAAGAGGCAACTGGGGGGCGAGCCTCAGTACGTGGCCGAGATTGCCGGCAAGGTGGCCGTTGGCGACCTTGCCCTGCAGATCGATACCTCCGGCCAGGATCAAGGGAGCATCATCGTCGCCATGGGAAAAATGGTGGAAGCCATCAAGGCTCTTTCGGCCGACGCCAACACGCTGTCGGAGGCGGCGGTGGCCGGGCGGCTGGCGACCCGCGCCGATGCGACGAAACATCAGGGGGATTTCCGGAAGATCGTCGAGGGGGTGAACGATACCCTCGACGCCGTCATCGGCCCCCTGAACGTCGCGGGCGAGTACATCGACCGGATCAGCAAGGGGGATATCCCGCCACGGATCACCGACAGTTACAACGGCGACTTCAACGAGATCAAGAACAACCTCAACCAGTGTATCGACACCCTGAACGGGCTCATCAGCGACATGAACGAGATGTCCAAGATGCACGACCTGGGAGACATTGAGGTGGTGATTACCGCCGACAACTACCAGGGGGCCTACCGCGCCATGGCCAAGGGGGTCAACGACATGGTCAACGGCCACATCGCCGTCAAGAAGAAGGCGATGGCGTGTATAGCCGAATTCGGGAAAGGAAATTTCGACGCCGACCTGGAGAAGTTCCCCGGCAAGAAGGCGTTCATCAACGAGACCATCGAAGGGGTGCGGGGGAATCTCAAGCAGTTCGAGGAGCAGCTCAGCATTCTCATCAAGGCGGCGGCCGACGGAGAGCTCGACAGGCGCGCCAACGCCGCGCTCTTCGTGGGGGGATGGCAGATCCTGGCCCAGGGGGTGAACGACACCGTCACCAACATCGTGGAGCCCCTCATGGTTACCGCCGACTACGTGGACAAAATCAGCAAGGGTGACATGCCGCCGGTCATTACCAGGGAGTACAAGGGGCAGTACAATCTCATCAAGCAGAACCTCAATGCGCTTATCGACGCCACCAACGGCATTGTCCGGGCGGCACAGCAGGTGGCGGGGGGCGATCTGACGGTGGAACTGAAGCAGCGCTCCGACAACGACGAGCTGATGAAGGCCCTCTCCACCATGGTGAAGAAGCTTTCGGACGTGGTGGCGGAGGTGAAGGTGGCGGCGGACAACGTCACCGCCGGCAGCCGCGAGATGAGCGTCGGGAGCGAGCAGATGAGCCAGGGGGCCACCGAGCAGGCTGCTGCTGCTGAGGAGGCCTCCAGCAGTATGGAGCAGATGAGCTCCAACATCCGCCAGAACGCCGACAATGCGGTGCAGACCGAACGGATCGCCATCAAGAGTGCCGAGGACGCCAAGCAGGGAGGAAAGGCGGTGGCCGAGACGGTGACGGCCATGAAGGAGATCGCCGGGAAGATCTCGATCATCGAAGAGATTGCGCGGCAGACGAACCTGCTGGCGTTGAACGCCGCCATCGAGGCGGCCCGGGCCGGGGAGCACGGCAAGGGGTTTGCGGTGGTGGCCGCCGAGGTGCGCAAGCTGGCCGAGCGGAGCCAGCACGCAGCGGCGGAGATCAGCCAGCTCTCGTCCACCAGCGTGGACGTTGCCGAGAAGGCGGGTGAGATGCTGGCCCGGATTCTCCCCGACATCCAGAGGACTGCCGAACTGGTGCAGGAGATCAGCGCCGCCAGCAAGGAGCAGGATACCGGTGCCGAGCAGATCAACAAGGCGATCCAGCAGCTCGACGCCGTGATACAGCAGAATGCCGGCGCGGCCGAAGAGATGGCCTCCACCGCCGAAGAGCTTTCGGCCCAGGCGGAGCAGCTCCAGAGCACCATCGCCTTCTTCAGGGTGGACGAATCGGCAGGTAGTCGGCGCGCCCCCATCGTCTCCCGGTCGGCGAAAAAGCCGGCCGCTCCCCATGTGGCTGCCAACGGTTATCATCCCAGTGAGCCTCTGTCGAAAAAACCGGCGAAGGCGGTCGTGAACTCAGGTGTCAGCCTGGAGCTTGGCGGCCCGGACCCTCTGGATGGTGAGTTCGAAAAATTCTGATCGGCCACGTCCGAGGCACTGCACACGCGCAAGGCGCGCTCCGGTATTCCGGGCGCGCCTTTTTTACGTCCAGCCGCTCCGGGTAGTTTCGATCGGTGCCGTTCTGGAATGTGCCCCTGGTCAACTCGGAAAGATTCTGAGTGGTGAATGGTGTCATTCTTGCTATAGTTCGGAGCCGTCGAATGGCGCCCCGGCCCTCCTGCTGGTGGCAAACCGCCGAATACTCAGGTAAGGAGCGATAGCCAGCACATTATGAGAATCATGATAGTTGATGATCACCAGATCGTGCGCCACGGGATGCGCCATCTCCTGGAGAGTCAGAGTGACATGGAGGTCGTGGCCGAAGCGGACAGCGGCCAGTCGGCTCTGCGTCGGGCACGGGAACACCAGCCCGACGTAATCCTGATGGATATCTCCATGCCGGACATGAACGGCATTGAAGTTACACGCCGCATCATTGCATCGTTGCCCGATGTGCGGGTGCTCGTCCTGTCGATGCATTCCAACCGGCGATTCGTGACCGAGGCTCTCGCCGCCGGAGCTACAGGCTATCTTCTGAAGGATTGCGCGTTCGATGAACTCATCGGAGCAATCCGCTGTGTCGCCGCCGGCGAGACGTACCTCAGTCCCAAGATTGCCGGCCACGTCGTCCGGGGGTTCCTGGACCAACGGACGGTGGCTGCCGCTGCCACCCATCCGACGCTTTCCGTCCGCGAACGGGAGGTCCTTCAACTCATTGCCGAAGGGAAGAATGTCAAGGAAGTGGCATTTCTTCTCGAAATCAGCACCAAGACCGTCGAGACTCACCGGATGCAAATCATGAAGAAGCTCGATATCCGCAACGTTGCCCAGTTGACCAAGTACGCCATCCGCGAGGGGCTGACCTCCCTCGACTGAAACAACATTCTTCCAATTCCTCTCCTTTCTCACGCGATTTCGCAGAACCCCCGTGGCGCCGATCCGGCGAGAACCGGCGGCTGACAGTACCTCTCACCGTTTTTGGATAGTGCAACCCTTATTTCAGTATTTCCTTGCCCCTATCAGGTATTCCCTTATGCCGTGAAAAAGCTAAGCGCCGATACGTGTCTGTATAAGGCCTGCTTCATTGACGATTTTTTCGTCTACAGCATTGTCAAAGGGAGGAACGGGTATGCAGTGGTTTTACAACATGAGGATTGCGGCAAAGCTTCTGACCGGCTTCATTCTGGTGGCCGTCATCGCAGGGGTCATCGGCTTCTTCGGGGTCACCCGCCTCAGGACCCTCCAGGAGGCGAGCGAGTCGATGTACCGCATTAACACGATGCCGATCTCGGACCTGGTGGATGCCACCGAGTACTACCAGCGAACGCGGGTCAACCTCCGGGAAATCTTTATTGACCGGACCCAGGTCGACAAGGAGAAGCACCTGGCGAGAATCAAGGAACTCGACGGCAAGCTGGAGGAGTCCCTCAAGAAGGTGGAGCAGAACTCCCAGGCGCCGGAGATTAAAAAAGCAGTTGCCGAGGTAAGGGGACGGGTGGCCGATTACGGGCAGCTTCGCGGCAAGATGATCGATCTCCTCATGGCGGGCAAGAGCGCCGAGGCATTCGACGTGCTCCGCGAGCCCAAAAACGTGGAAATAGCCATGGCCGGTGAGGAGGCTATCCAGAAACTCGCCGACCTGAAGACCGAGGATGCCAAGAAGAAGGCCGACGCCAACGCCGTCACTGCCCGAGGCGCCATCAGCCTGATGATAACGCTGGTGATCGTCGGCGTCGTGCTCGCCGTGATGCTCGGGATCTTTATCTCCCGGATCATCAGCCGTCCTCTGAAAGAGGCGGTCGACATCTCCAACCGGCTGGCCGAGGGGGACCTGACCGTTGCCATCGAGGCGAAGAGCACGGACGAGACCGGCCAGTTGCTTATCGCCATGAACAACATGGTGGAGAAGCTGAAGGTCGTGGTTGTCGACGTGAAGGCGGCGGCGGACAACGTGGCGTCGGGGAGCCAGGAACTCTCCTCCAGCAGCGAGGAGATGAGCCAGGGGGCGACGGAGCAGGCTGCAGCGGCGGAAGAGGCCTCCAGCAGCATGGAGGAGATGAGCTCCAACATCCGTCAGAACGCCGACAACGCCACCCAGACGGAGCGGATCGCGGTGAAGAGCGCCGAGGATGCGAAGCAGGGTGGCAAAGCGGTGGTGGAGACGGTGCACGCCATGAAGGAGATTGCCGGGAAGATCTCGATCATCGAAGAGATCGCGCGGCAGACGAACCTTTTGGCTCTGAACGCGGCGATCGAGGCGGCGCGGGCGGGGGAGCACGGCAAGGGGTTCGCGGTGGTGGCGGCGGAGGTTCGCAAGCTGGCGGAGCGGAGCCAGCACGCGGCGGGGGAGATCAGCGAGTTGTCGGCCTCCAGCGTGCAGGTCGCGGAAGCGGCAGGGGAGATGCTGAACCGGATGGTTCCGGATATCCAGCGGACGGCGGAGCTGGTGCAGGAGATCAGCGCGGCGTGCAAGGAGCAGGACACGGGAGCGGAGCAGATCAACCGCGCGATCCAGCAACTGGACCAGGTTATCCAGCAGAACGCCAGTGCCAGCGAGGAGATGGCGAGCACCTCCGAAGAGCTGGCGAGCCAGGCGGAGCAGCTCCAGGCGACCATCGCCTTCTTCCGGGTGGAAGAGGGGCGCGGGGTGAAGCGTGCGCCGGTGGCAAAGAAGAAGGCCGTAAAGCCGCAGATCGGCCATCTGGCCCACGGACAGGCCAACGGGTACCACGCGGAGGGTGGCGCCTCGCGGAAGAAGGCGGCCAACGCCGGCGTCGATCTGGATCTGGGGAATGACAGCCTGGATGCGGAGTTCGAGAAATTTTAGAGAGATCGGT contains:
- a CDS encoding methyl-accepting chemotaxis protein → MFRRAPESETTDKAGAFAVLAEAPLSIHFDGWNERLATLGQRLLALNGSTEDEFLAIGARLHDFYARAGAVERMSQDVAGRIMGDDISRDMAALQEILDRIADYLAQAERETEQSTETLQQILDLVTHVDDPLDGFKKIIKNLHMLSTAVKIESARLGEGAAGFNTLADDVERLSVSIKEKSTSILAEKNSLAAMIGVTLARVSALEAEQRSNARLILDRTRDSLATLASIHGRCSDAATAVAACSSEIAASIATVVTSLQFHDITRQQIEHVKEAMDDMRALMDASAATPGPAAGEVADVCELQEAQLDHARDELVAAVARVVENLRDIARKETRMSEETRLMAGSADQAGSSFFADMENGMAQVADVLSESSRANRGLAEAMASVVASVGDIATFVTDIEEIGSEIELIALNSQVKAANTGEGGAALGVLAEAIQHLSVEARARTGAVSETLRKVTAVTVNLSQEDQESRAIADEIDGLIGELKGLLGTIRGMNETLLGLLGRMDGEVQGLSIDIEAATGGVTVHETTNRLAGEVMAELRDLVREIRRLAPAASSREREARLRELAERYTMHSERTVHAALFGEAGGFNPAFAPMAAADDALGDNVELF
- a CDS encoding PAS domain-containing sensor histidine kinase, encoding MAILALAFALVSLRRCRQLRREISRRLEVEEQLLRFRETLENMELIAVRLDTAGKITFCNDYFLRLVGWSRQEVLGANWFDRFIPLDQGTVKRFFSSGLTTGAVPAHFQNDIVTRDGSRRFISWTNTVLMGDDGASAGTMSIGEDITDRTAAENTLSRYQEELRSLAAELSLAEERERRRLAADLHDRIGQTLAFTKIRTDSLRQFVVAEGAETLRETAALLEQSIQEVRTLIFQISPPLLYEVGLEAALEWLAETFQEEHGLTVSFQDDGEVKPLAEEVKVTLFQAVREILINTVKHARATRATIAVRAGAGQIVVDVRDDGAGFEAERAVDISRSRSLTGFGLFNIRQRLERLGGELLIVSAPGRGTAVTVIAQLLRDASAEEGAAGIVSPRGAAD
- a CDS encoding response regulator, producing MKTLIVEDDFISRKIMKELLAPLGETDIAIDGAEAIQAFRIAHEERRPYDLICMDIMMPNMDGHEALAQIREYEKERGIAAATEAKVIMTTALDDPKNVVEAFYRGGATSYLVKPITRQKLMQEIRSHGLL
- a CDS encoding response regulator, with protein sequence MAKMIMTVDDSASVRQMVAFTLKQNGYDVVEAVDGKDALAKLAGTKVDMVITDLNMPNLDGIGLIKGVRANPSYRFTPIVMLTTESQDSRKAEGKAAGATGWIVKPFKPEQLVAVVKKVLG
- a CDS encoding chemotaxis protein CheA; translation: MDAHRQAYKEEAYELLAELENSLLELEENPEDVELIGRVFRAMHTIKGSGAMFGFEDIATFTHEVETVFDLVRNGKMAVTRDLVNLTLRARDLIKGMLDASDGGEAVEGREAEEVIAGLKRLVPAPAIGDPLPAAERPASRLDGGEGPAVTYRIRFKPVPEVTVNGTNPLLLLAELNQLGPCRAVAQMANVPELEELNPEFCYVYWDVILTTKRGTDAIRDVFIFIEDDCELKIDVIDDGGILDTDADYKKLGSILTERGDLTRHDLETIIARQKRFGELLVEQGVVTPEKVASALVEQQHVKEVRKDRQAQESASSIRVPAEKLDLLVNLVGELVTVQARLSQTATGRGDALLASIAEEVERLTNELRDTALNIRMLPIGTTFSKFKRLVRDLSVELGKDIEMTTDGADTELDKTVIEKLNDPLVHLIRNSIDHGIEHPEERLAAGKPRQGTIHLAAVHSGDSVLITITDDGAGLDREAIRAKGVERGIVPATAELTDKEIFDLIFAPGFSTARTVTSVSGRGVGMDVVKKAIDALRGTIDLTSERGKGTVITIKLPLTLAIIESLLVKIGADCFVLPLSIVEECVELTREDVRNAHGRNLASVRDQIVPYVPLRERFLVGGDAPEIEQIVITQVNGGRVGFVVDHVIGEHQTVIKSLGKMYKDVKGLSGATILGDGSVALILDIPQLVREVEREQAVW
- a CDS encoding STAS domain-containing protein; protein product: MDGLTIERSEEAGGAALVLKLSGDMTIPWAGELRQTLLDAFDAAATVAVDVRQVASVDLSGLQLLCAAHRTSCVRGRAFRLTGERDGAFAEAVVLAGFPRHVGCARDVGKTCIWTGGSD